In one Streptomyces marincola genomic region, the following are encoded:
- a CDS encoding (2Fe-2S)-binding protein, with the protein MNVRTITIRVNGVARTGATEHRTTLAEHLRTELRLTGTHIGCGTGDCGACVVLLDGEPVCSCLLLAVQADGREVTTVEGLAKQGELAPEQRALVEEHGLQCGFCVPGLLVRMAHAAARGRGEADVLAGHLCRCTGYEGIRAAVRRVTGDRGADR; encoded by the coding sequence ATGAACGTCCGGACGATCACGATCCGGGTCAACGGCGTCGCGCGGACCGGCGCCACCGAGCACCGCACCACCCTCGCCGAGCACCTGCGCACCGAACTGCGCCTGACCGGCACGCACATCGGCTGCGGGACCGGCGACTGCGGCGCCTGCGTGGTGCTGCTCGACGGCGAGCCGGTGTGCTCCTGCCTGCTGCTCGCGGTGCAGGCCGACGGACGCGAGGTCACCACCGTCGAGGGCCTGGCGAAACAGGGCGAACTCGCGCCCGAGCAGCGCGCGCTCGTCGAGGAGCACGGGCTCCAGTGCGGGTTCTGCGTCCCCGGCCTGCTCGTGCGGATGGCCCACGCCGCCGCCCGGGGCCGGGGCGAGGCGGACGTGCTAGCCGGGCACCTGTGCCGGTGCACCGGCTACGAGGGTATCCGCGCCGCGGTGCGCAGGGTCACGGGGGACCGGGGGGCCGACCGGTGA
- a CDS encoding FAD binding domain-containing protein: MTAVAFEHTAPGTVEGVLRALDAPGRTVAPLAGGQSLVPLLTRREVRPDVVVDLNAVSGLAGIGIGPVRVRIGAMTRLRDLERHAELAAVLPVLSSAAARVAHPHIRARATLGGSLCHAAPGAELPAVAAALGADIVLRSARRVRSVPAARFLTGAHTTVRAPDEVVTGLVFPRGGELAYTFHEFATRGDSGYPVACLCLGLRTADGAIRAARVVAAGCGPVPLRLPGVEARLTGRPVAGPHPGLVASVVAEAAGGPRPADEDREHRAEVVGVLLARALADRAGTEER, encoded by the coding sequence GTGACCGCCGTCGCGTTCGAGCACACCGCGCCCGGGACCGTCGAAGGCGTGCTCCGCGCGCTCGACGCCCCCGGGCGGACGGTCGCGCCGCTCGCGGGCGGCCAGAGCCTGGTCCCGCTGCTGACCCGCCGCGAGGTGCGCCCCGACGTGGTCGTGGACCTGAACGCGGTCTCCGGCCTCGCCGGGATCGGCATCGGACCCGTCCGGGTCAGGATCGGCGCGATGACCAGGCTGCGCGATCTGGAACGGCACGCGGAACTGGCCGCCGTCCTGCCGGTGCTGTCCTCGGCCGCCGCCCGCGTGGCCCACCCGCACATCCGCGCGCGTGCCACGCTCGGCGGCTCCCTCTGCCACGCGGCGCCCGGCGCCGAACTGCCCGCGGTCGCCGCCGCGCTGGGCGCCGACATCGTGCTGCGCTCGGCGCGCCGCGTGCGGTCCGTCCCCGCGGCGCGGTTCCTCACCGGCGCGCACACCACCGTGCGCGCGCCGGACGAGGTGGTGACCGGGCTCGTCTTTCCCCGCGGCGGCGAACTCGCCTACACCTTCCACGAGTTCGCGACGCGCGGCGACTCCGGCTATCCCGTCGCCTGCCTGTGCCTCGGGCTGCGGACAGCCGACGGCGCCATCCGGGCCGCGCGCGTCGTGGCGGCCGGCTGCGGCCCTGTTCCGCTGCGCCTGCCCGGGGTCGAGGCCCGGCTCACGGGCCGCCCCGTCGCGGGACCGCACCCCGGCCTGGTCGCCTCGGTCGTCGCGGAGGCGGCCGGCGGCCCCCGACCGGCGGACGAGGACCGGGAGCACCGCGCGGAGGTCGTCGGCGTCCTGCTCGCCCGCGCCCTGGCGGACCGCGCCGGAACGGAGGAGCGATGA
- a CDS encoding aromatic-ring-hydroxylating dioxygenase subunit beta, producing the protein MTGAPDGRSPAHAATRPEDLADGPFPERGERRAALDQEIAAVLADEGAALDEGEHQLWLDMLDPAFRYEIPVPLLREDPALPRHSASAVLFEATKRVFELKLGRAGLLQAWSDRPATTTRHFLGAVRVFDAPAPGVVRADANLLVTSNRGAEHAVLVSTARHDLLREHRGRWVLLRRRVLLDVEVATHEQLSVIF; encoded by the coding sequence GTGACCGGCGCGCCGGACGGGCGTTCCCCGGCACACGCCGCCACCCGCCCCGAGGACCTGGCCGACGGCCCGTTCCCCGAGCGGGGCGAGCGACGTGCCGCCCTCGACCAGGAGATCGCCGCCGTGCTCGCGGACGAGGGCGCCGCGCTGGACGAGGGGGAGCACCAGCTGTGGCTCGACATGCTCGACCCGGCGTTCCGCTACGAGATCCCCGTGCCGCTGCTGCGGGAGGACCCCGCGCTGCCCCGGCACAGCGCGTCCGCCGTGCTGTTCGAGGCCACCAAGCGGGTCTTCGAGCTGAAGCTCGGCCGGGCCGGACTGCTCCAGGCGTGGTCGGACCGGCCCGCCACCACGACGCGGCACTTCCTCGGCGCGGTCCGGGTGTTCGACGCGCCCGCGCCCGGGGTGGTGCGGGCCGACGCCAACCTGCTGGTCACCAGCAACCGCGGAGCCGAGCACGCCGTGCTCGTCAGCACCGCGCGCCACGACCTGCTCCGCGAGCACCGCGGGCGCTGGGTGCTGCTGCGCAGGCGTGTCCTGCTCGATGTGGAGGTCGCCACCCATGAACAACTGTCCGTCATCTTCTGA
- a CDS encoding aromatic ring-hydroxylating oxygenase subunit alpha, whose translation MSFGVDGSARAVGRRAFIDDDVLGDEFDRVFHPSWQLLGFADEVREPGDYIVRTLGRDEVVVMRGEDGVVRALHNSCTHRGTRLCRASLGNAAHLRCSYHGWTFANDGRLVGVPALRSAYPADFDPGGHGLPTARVEDRRGFLFATWDAEAPGLDEYLGEIGWYLDAFLDCGAGQWEVWGPPQRVRTRGNWKIPTDNFAGDGYHMRTTHQIALQQGIYGDTLADGTRGRSGTDLVAVNIATPGGHSVRAGYVVESGRSIEDRDLAAPEFPGYPPERWAELAAAQTPEQVRFTSHCEVAHGVLFPNTVFLSVAHDRAVGEDTDPLTRFLVVRAHVPISARETECLYWTLVPTAMDPEWRQRSYRFQARTQSAGGILFEMDDFENFARIDAALARSAPDRGAPVDLSLGADRGVPAKDFPGPARAEVGTLSEHNQRAFYRRWAELMGELP comes from the coding sequence GTGTCCTTCGGAGTCGATGGTTCCGCGCGCGCGGTCGGTCGTCGTGCGTTTATTGACGACGATGTGCTCGGCGACGAGTTCGACCGCGTCTTCCATCCTTCCTGGCAGCTTCTCGGATTTGCCGACGAGGTGCGAGAACCCGGCGATTACATCGTGCGCACCCTCGGCAGGGACGAAGTCGTCGTCATGCGGGGTGAGGACGGAGTCGTGCGTGCGCTGCACAATTCCTGCACCCATCGCGGCACCCGCCTGTGCCGCGCGAGCCTGGGCAACGCCGCGCACCTGCGGTGCAGTTACCACGGATGGACGTTCGCCAACGACGGCCGGCTGGTCGGCGTGCCCGCGCTCAGGTCGGCCTACCCGGCGGACTTCGACCCCGGCGGGCACGGCCTGCCCACCGCGCGCGTCGAGGACCGGCGCGGGTTCCTCTTCGCCACGTGGGACGCCGAGGCCCCGGGACTCGATGAGTACCTGGGGGAGATCGGCTGGTACCTCGACGCCTTCCTCGACTGCGGGGCCGGGCAGTGGGAGGTGTGGGGGCCGCCGCAGCGGGTGCGCACCAGGGGCAACTGGAAGATACCCACGGACAACTTCGCGGGCGACGGCTACCACATGCGCACCACCCACCAGATCGCGCTCCAGCAGGGCATCTACGGTGACACGCTGGCCGACGGCACCCGGGGGCGCTCGGGAACCGACCTCGTCGCGGTCAACATCGCCACCCCGGGCGGCCACAGCGTGCGGGCCGGGTACGTCGTCGAGAGCGGGCGTTCGATCGAGGACCGGGACCTGGCCGCCCCCGAGTTCCCCGGCTACCCGCCCGAGCGCTGGGCCGAACTGGCCGCCGCGCAGACCCCGGAGCAGGTGCGGTTCACCTCCCACTGCGAGGTCGCGCACGGGGTGCTGTTCCCCAACACCGTGTTCCTCAGCGTCGCGCACGACCGCGCGGTGGGCGAGGACACCGATCCGCTGACGCGCTTCCTCGTGGTCCGCGCCCACGTGCCGATCAGCGCGCGCGAGACCGAGTGCCTGTACTGGACGCTCGTGCCCACCGCGATGGACCCCGAGTGGCGGCAGCGCTCCTACCGCTTCCAGGCCAGGACCCAGTCGGCCGGAGGAATCCTGTTCGAGATGGACGACTTCGAGAACTTCGCCCGGATCGACGCGGCCCTGGCCCGCTCGGCGCCGGACCGGGGAGCGCCCGTCGACCTCAGCCTCGGCGCCGACCGGGGCGTTCCGGCCAAGGACTTCCCCGGCCCGGCGCGGGCCGAGGTGGGCACCCTGAGCGAGCACAACCAGCGCGCCTTCTACCGGCGCTGGGCCGAGCTGATGGGGGAACTGCCGTGA
- a CDS encoding cytochrome P450: protein MSLDFVSVDDFSHNRFQYIEDPFPFYAQMREHRPAHLSESIFGGTWLMFRYADCAGLMKDERLSNARSAVPLRFLPPEQREEFADMLDVYSRWLAFHDGAEHTRNRRQANRSYVPFTDEYLEPRIQGLVDGLLDRVDPKGFDLIGEFAFPLPAMVIADVLGVPVERHADLNRWTDDIAHLFGSTSVTVDHLRRTRESTRQLADFLASEENARLSRAEGGLLHQLREARVRGHRFSERDVVAQAALLLFAGVASIRYLIGNCVHALADHPVSERNLLLHPETVGPAVEELLRLCTPVSFVGRIAAEAFEYTASDGTVMPLAKGQPLLLYVASANRDPEVFDRPDELVLDRPLPNRHLTFGIGRHLCFGDPLVRQTTRIALSSLYRRWPELRVPRQEANWNNNLGFHGFTSLQVTGGD, encoded by the coding sequence ATGTCGCTTGACTTCGTATCCGTCGACGACTTCTCTCATAATCGGTTCCAGTACATCGAGGACCCGTTTCCGTTCTACGCACAGATGCGCGAACACCGCCCGGCCCACCTGTCCGAGTCGATCTTCGGCGGCACCTGGCTGATGTTCCGCTACGCGGACTGCGCCGGGCTGATGAAGGACGAGCGGCTGTCCAACGCCCGCTCCGCGGTCCCCCTGCGCTTCCTCCCGCCCGAACAGCGCGAGGAGTTCGCGGACATGCTCGACGTGTACAGCCGCTGGCTGGCGTTCCACGACGGCGCCGAGCACACCCGCAACCGCAGGCAGGCCAACCGGAGCTACGTGCCGTTCACGGACGAGTACCTCGAACCGCGTATCCAGGGCCTCGTCGACGGACTGCTCGACCGGGTGGATCCCAAGGGGTTCGACCTCATCGGGGAGTTCGCGTTCCCGTTACCCGCCATGGTGATCGCCGACGTGCTCGGTGTCCCGGTGGAGCGGCACGCCGACCTCAACCGCTGGACCGACGACATCGCCCACCTCTTCGGCTCGACCTCCGTCACGGTGGACCACCTGCGCCGGACCAGGGAGAGCACCCGGCAGCTCGCGGACTTCCTCGCTTCCGAGGAGAACGCGCGCCTCTCGCGCGCCGAGGGCGGGCTGCTGCACCAGCTCCGGGAGGCCCGGGTGCGCGGGCACCGGTTCTCCGAGCGCGACGTCGTCGCGCAGGCGGCGCTGCTGCTGTTCGCGGGCGTCGCGTCGATCCGCTACCTCATCGGCAACTGCGTGCACGCCCTCGCCGACCACCCCGTGAGCGAGCGGAACCTGCTGCTGCACCCCGAGACCGTGGGTCCCGCGGTCGAGGAACTCCTGCGCCTGTGCACACCGGTGTCGTTCGTCGGGCGGATCGCGGCCGAGGCGTTCGAGTACACCGCATCGGACGGGACCGTCATGCCGCTGGCCAAGGGGCAGCCCCTGCTGCTGTACGTGGCCTCGGCCAACCGCGACCCCGAGGTCTTCGACCGGCCGGACGAACTGGTCCTCGACCGGCCGCTGCCCAACCGGCACCTGACGTTCGGCATCGGCAGGCACCTGTGCTTCGGCGACCCGCTGGTGCGCCAGACGACCAGGATCGCGCTGAGCAGCCTCTACCGCAGGTGGCCGGAGCTGCGGGTGCCGCGGCAGGAGGCCAACTGGAACAACAACCTGGGCTTCCACGGCTTCACCTCCCTCCAGGTCACCGGCGGCGACTGA
- a CDS encoding aldehyde dehydrogenase family protein, translating to MTAPAPPTLRNVIDGKRAEAAAGTEYRDLLDPCTGEAHLRAPCTGAEDVDRAMRAAASAFGEWSRTTPAERQSALLDLADAAAGRAAEFAEAELGDTGSRHAGGEIGVIVDELRFFAGAARLLDGVAGGEYAPGHTSYTRREPVGVCAQLAPWNFPMLMAVLKSAPAIAAGNTVVLKPAETTPSSALLLADIATSILPPGVLNVVCGGPDTGRLMVEHPVPAAVSLTGSVAAGVDVATRAAATLKRTHLELGGKTPVLVCDDADLDEAVRTIVTGAFTNAGQDCTAASRVLVTDALHDRLLEALVREASARRPGPPSDPGAAYGPLNNAEHLARVQSCLDGLPPHARAVTGGHRVGDRGWFYAPTVIAGVREDDEITRTEVFGPVITVERCADEAEALRRANSSAYGLASAVWTTDHRKAMRLSAELDYGTVWVNTHLQFPSELPHGGFRQSGNGKDLSRYGFEAYTRVKQVTHRL from the coding sequence GTGACAGCACCAGCCCCGCCCACCCTGCGCAACGTCATCGACGGCAAGCGCGCGGAAGCCGCGGCGGGCACCGAGTACAGGGACCTGCTCGACCCGTGTACCGGCGAAGCCCACCTGCGCGCGCCCTGTACCGGCGCCGAGGACGTCGACCGCGCCATGCGCGCGGCGGCCTCGGCCTTCGGCGAGTGGTCGCGGACCACGCCCGCCGAGCGCCAGTCGGCCCTGCTCGACCTCGCGGACGCCGCCGCCGGGCGGGCCGCCGAGTTCGCCGAGGCCGAACTCGGCGACACCGGAAGCCGGCACGCCGGCGGCGAGATCGGCGTAATCGTCGACGAGCTGCGCTTCTTCGCCGGTGCCGCGCGGCTGCTCGACGGCGTGGCGGGCGGCGAGTACGCGCCCGGCCACACCTCCTACACCCGGCGCGAACCGGTCGGAGTCTGCGCGCAGCTCGCGCCGTGGAACTTCCCCATGCTGATGGCGGTGCTCAAGTCGGCGCCGGCGATCGCCGCGGGGAACACCGTCGTGCTCAAGCCCGCCGAGACCACCCCGTCGTCGGCGCTGCTGCTGGCCGACATCGCCACGAGCATCCTGCCGCCCGGCGTGCTCAACGTCGTGTGCGGCGGCCCGGACACGGGGCGGCTCATGGTCGAGCACCCGGTGCCCGCCGCGGTCTCGCTGACCGGTTCGGTCGCGGCCGGCGTGGACGTGGCCACCCGCGCCGCCGCCACGCTCAAACGCACCCACCTGGAACTGGGCGGCAAGACCCCGGTCCTGGTCTGCGACGACGCCGACCTCGACGAGGCCGTGCGGACGATCGTCACCGGCGCGTTCACCAACGCGGGACAGGACTGCACGGCCGCCAGCCGGGTCCTGGTGACCGACGCGCTGCACGACCGGCTGCTGGAGGCGCTGGTGCGGGAGGCGTCGGCCCGGCGGCCAGGGCCGCCGTCGGACCCCGGCGCCGCCTACGGGCCGCTGAACAACGCCGAGCACCTGGCGCGCGTGCAGTCCTGCCTCGACGGGCTGCCGCCGCACGCCCGGGCGGTGACGGGCGGCCACCGGGTGGGCGACCGCGGCTGGTTCTACGCCCCCACCGTCATCGCCGGCGTGCGCGAGGACGACGAGATCACCCGCACGGAGGTCTTCGGACCCGTGATCACCGTCGAGCGGTGCGCCGACGAGGCGGAGGCTCTGCGGCGGGCCAACTCCTCGGCGTACGGCCTGGCTTCGGCGGTCTGGACCACTGACCACCGCAAGGCGATGCGGCTCTCGGCCGAACTGGACTACGGCACCGTCTGGGTGAACACGCACCTCCAGTTCCCCTCGGAGCTGCCGCACGGCGGCTTCCGCCAGTCCGGCAACGGCAAGGACCTCTCGCGGTACGGCTTCGAGGCGTACACGAGGGTCAAGCAGGTGACCCACCGCCTGTAG
- a CDS encoding MFS transporter, which translates to MQRSPSVFSPQWRLTSVGVAVAISIFAFEGIAVATAMPSAVRDLDGLAFFGWPYSAFLVMNLVGLGVAGQWCDRVGPRTPLLTGIAVFTAGLLMAGTAGHMAVFVLGRGAQGFGVGLASIAVFQLVAMVYPPDLRPKALAIISTAYVLPALVGPMISGTITAHVGWRWVFLGLVPVAVAGGLTLLPALRTAPAPGRSAENGSRRPLFALLAGVGVVMLQAGGNAVVAGRTVLAVLALGAGLLALGAGLRELLPRGATRLRRGVPSVVAVRGLLAGPFYAMESIVPLTLVTLHGFGTVASGLPLLAGALGWWAGAQAQGRITAVSRQSLLRWGLLALVVCFAGMAALSLPGAPGWPVYLLWIVGGLGMGVCVPTTGVLVLDQSAEDETGRNSSALQISDVTAAGLGTSAAGVIVGATEGGGLDFGAGMAVLGLAAAAVCAAAAVCASRTAPPAERAVAG; encoded by the coding sequence ATGCAGCGTTCCCCCAGCGTGTTCTCGCCGCAGTGGCGGCTCACCAGCGTCGGCGTGGCCGTCGCGATCAGCATCTTCGCGTTCGAGGGCATCGCGGTCGCGACGGCGATGCCCTCGGCGGTGCGCGACCTGGACGGGCTCGCCTTCTTCGGCTGGCCCTACAGCGCCTTCCTGGTCATGAACCTGGTGGGCCTGGGCGTGGCGGGCCAGTGGTGCGACCGGGTCGGGCCGCGCACCCCGCTGCTCACCGGCATCGCCGTGTTCACCGCGGGGCTGCTGATGGCGGGGACCGCCGGGCACATGGCGGTGTTCGTCCTGGGCCGGGGCGCGCAGGGGTTCGGCGTGGGTCTCGCGTCCATCGCGGTGTTCCAGCTGGTGGCGATGGTCTACCCGCCCGACCTGCGCCCCAAGGCGCTGGCCATCATCTCCACGGCCTACGTGCTCCCCGCCCTGGTCGGGCCGATGATCTCGGGCACGATCACCGCGCACGTCGGGTGGCGCTGGGTGTTCCTCGGCCTGGTGCCGGTGGCGGTGGCCGGCGGCCTGACGCTGCTCCCGGCCCTGCGCACGGCGCCCGCGCCGGGGCGTTCGGCGGAGAACGGGTCGCGCCGGCCGCTGTTCGCCCTGCTCGCCGGGGTGGGGGTCGTCATGCTCCAGGCCGGGGGCAACGCGGTCGTCGCCGGGCGGACGGTGCTCGCCGTCCTCGCGCTTGGGGCCGGGCTGCTGGCCCTGGGCGCGGGGCTGCGCGAGCTGCTGCCCCGGGGGGCGACGCGGCTGCGTCGGGGCGTTCCCTCCGTGGTGGCGGTGCGCGGCCTGCTGGCGGGGCCGTTCTACGCCATGGAGTCCATCGTGCCGCTGACCCTCGTCACCCTGCACGGCTTCGGGACCGTCGCCTCGGGCCTGCCGCTGCTCGCGGGCGCGCTCGGCTGGTGGGCGGGGGCCCAGGCGCAGGGCAGGATCACCGCGGTCTCCCGGCAGTCGCTGCTGCGGTGGGGGCTGCTGGCCCTGGTGGTCTGCTTCGCCGGAATGGCGGCCCTGAGCCTGCCGGGCGCGCCCGGGTGGCCGGTGTACCTGCTGTGGATCGTGGGCGGTCTCGGCATGGGGGTGTGCGTCCCCACCACGGGCGTGCTCGTGCTCGACCAGTCCGCCGAGGACGAGACAGGAAGGAATTCGTCGGCACTCCAGATCAGCGACGTGACCGCGGCCGGGCTCGGCACCAGCGCGGCCGGGGTGATCGTCGGCGCCACCGAGGGCGGCGGCCTGGACTTCGGCGCCGGCATGGCGGTGCTCGGCCTGGCGGCGGCTGCCGTCTGCGCCGCCGCGGCGGTGTGCGCCTCGCGCACGGCGCCCCCGGCGGAGCGCGCCGTCGCGGGCTGA
- a CDS encoding ABC-F family ATP-binding cassette domain-containing protein, with the protein MITVRNIDVRVGARLLLSDVSFHVTPGDRVALVGRNGAGKTTLMRTLAGELRPVGGSIQATGPVGYLAQDPRGADQDQTVSGRVLAARGLDRVTAELRAAELAMSEAGSDAERDRAMRAYARAQDEFDALGGYAAEAVAAQVTAGVGLPDRVLTQRLGELSGGQRRRVELARLLFAEQDTLLLDEPTNHLDADSVAWLRDFLKGFPGGLMMISHDTDLVAAVANRVFHVDAERLVLDVYNTGWRRYRTDREAAERRRARERANAERKAAALRAQAEKMRSHVATAVAARNMARRADTMLRELEPVRRAERVARVRLPVPAPCGRVPLAAAGLAKAYGEHHVFDGIDLAVDRGSRVVVLGLNGAGKTTLLRVLAGELTPDRGHVVRGHGLRLGYFAQEHETLAPTSTVFEALSSAAPELTHGEVRQVLGAFLFRGDDVDKPTGVLSGGEKTRLALACLVHSGANVLLLDEPTNNLDPLSRDEVLGAVSDYPGAIVMVTHDRGAVEALRPDRVLILPDGDEDLWNDEYADLVSLA; encoded by the coding sequence TTGATTACCGTACGCAATATCGATGTTCGTGTCGGCGCGCGTCTGCTGCTGTCGGACGTCAGTTTCCATGTGACCCCCGGTGACCGGGTCGCCCTCGTCGGGCGCAACGGGGCGGGCAAGACCACGCTCATGCGCACGCTGGCGGGTGAGCTGCGGCCCGTCGGCGGGTCCATCCAGGCGACGGGACCGGTCGGTTACCTCGCCCAGGACCCGCGCGGAGCCGACCAGGACCAGACGGTCAGCGGCCGGGTCCTGGCCGCGCGCGGCCTCGACCGGGTCACCGCCGAGCTGCGCGCCGCGGAGCTCGCCATGTCGGAGGCCGGGTCCGACGCCGAGCGGGACCGGGCCATGCGCGCGTATGCCAGGGCCCAGGACGAGTTCGACGCCCTGGGAGGCTACGCGGCCGAAGCCGTCGCCGCCCAGGTCACCGCGGGCGTCGGGCTGCCCGACCGGGTGCTCACGCAGCGGCTCGGCGAGCTGTCCGGCGGGCAGCGCAGACGGGTCGAGCTGGCCCGGCTCCTGTTCGCCGAGCAGGACACGCTGCTGCTCGACGAGCCGACCAACCACCTCGACGCCGACTCCGTCGCCTGGCTGCGCGACTTCCTGAAGGGCTTCCCCGGCGGCCTGATGATGATCAGCCACGACACGGACCTTGTGGCCGCCGTGGCGAACCGGGTCTTCCACGTCGACGCGGAACGGCTCGTGCTCGACGTGTACAACACCGGCTGGCGCCGTTACCGGACCGACCGCGAAGCGGCCGAGCGGCGGCGGGCGCGGGAGCGGGCCAACGCCGAGCGCAAGGCGGCGGCGCTGCGCGCGCAGGCGGAGAAGATGCGCTCGCACGTCGCCACCGCGGTGGCCGCGCGGAACATGGCCCGCCGCGCCGACACCATGCTGCGGGAGCTGGAGCCGGTGCGCAGGGCCGAACGCGTGGCACGCGTGCGGCTGCCCGTCCCGGCCCCGTGCGGGCGCGTTCCGCTGGCCGCGGCCGGGCTGGCCAAGGCGTACGGCGAGCACCACGTCTTCGACGGGATCGACCTCGCCGTCGACCGGGGCAGCCGGGTCGTCGTGCTGGGGCTCAACGGCGCGGGCAAGACCACGCTGCTGCGGGTCCTGGCCGGCGAACTGACGCCGGACCGGGGGCACGTCGTGCGCGGGCACGGGCTGCGCCTGGGGTACTTCGCCCAGGAGCACGAGACCCTCGCGCCCACCAGCACGGTGTTCGAGGCGCTGTCGTCCGCGGCCCCCGAGCTGACCCACGGAGAGGTCAGGCAGGTGCTGGGCGCGTTCCTCTTCCGCGGCGACGATGTCGACAAGCCCACCGGCGTGCTCTCCGGCGGCGAGAAGACCCGCCTCGCGCTGGCCTGCCTGGTCCACTCCGGCGCGAACGTGCTGCTGCTCGACGAGCCCACGAACAACCTGGACCCGCTCTCGCGCGACGAGGTCCTCGGCGCCGTGTCCGACTACCCGGGCGCGATCGTCATGGTCACGCACGACCGCGGGGCGGTCGAGGCCCTGCGCCCCGACCGGGTCCTCATCCTCCCCGACGGCGACGAGGACCTCTGGAACGACGAGTACGCCGACCTCGTGTCGCTGGCCTGA
- a CDS encoding SDR family NAD(P)-dependent oxidoreductase translates to MPDLKGRTALVTGSSRGIGRGIAERLAASGAHVAVHYGHDERAAAETVAHLRERGGEAFAVGADLSTVAGVDTLLAEAGSRFAESGRDRLDVLVNNAGFSTTFFEATTPEIFDRLFAVNARAPFFLVQRALPLLADGGRVVSVSSAAIRVAVSDVAYTMAKAAVVAMNRTLAHLLGERGITVNTVAPGAVDTDLTAAERREEPETRQVIIDMTALGRIGTPPDVADVVAFLASDEARWVTGQCIEVSGGLFLGLPPGIAH, encoded by the coding sequence ATGCCCGACCTGAAAGGCCGCACAGCACTGGTCACCGGTTCCTCGCGCGGGATCGGCCGCGGGATCGCGGAACGGCTGGCCGCGAGCGGCGCGCACGTGGCCGTCCACTACGGGCACGACGAGCGGGCCGCGGCCGAGACCGTGGCGCACTTACGCGAACGCGGTGGTGAGGCGTTCGCCGTCGGCGCCGACCTCTCGACGGTCGCCGGGGTGGACACGCTGCTGGCCGAGGCCGGCTCCCGGTTCGCCGAGAGCGGCAGGGACCGGCTCGATGTGCTGGTCAACAACGCGGGGTTCAGCACGACGTTCTTCGAGGCCACCACGCCGGAGATCTTCGACCGGCTCTTCGCGGTGAACGCCAGGGCGCCCTTCTTCCTGGTGCAGCGCGCCCTGCCGCTGCTCGCCGACGGCGGCAGGGTGGTGTCCGTCTCCTCCGCGGCGATCCGGGTCGCGGTGTCGGACGTGGCCTACACGATGGCCAAGGCCGCGGTGGTGGCGATGAACCGGACGCTCGCCCACCTGCTGGGCGAGCGCGGCATCACGGTCAACACCGTGGCCCCCGGCGCGGTGGACACCGACCTGACCGCCGCCGAGCGGCGGGAGGAGCCGGAGACGAGGCAGGTCATCATCGACATGACCGCGCTCGGCAGGATCGGCACGCCCCCCGATGTCGCCGATGTCGTGGCCTTCCTCGCCTCGGACGAGGCGAGGTGGGTCACCGGGCAGTGCATCGAGGTCAGCGGCGGTCTGTTCCTCGGCCTCCCTCCGGGCATCGCCCACTGA